The Cellulosimicrobium cellulans genome contains the following window.
CTGCGACCGCGGTGACCTGGAGGTCGAGCGGGCCCGCGGCCACGCGGTCCCCGACGTCGGCGCCGAGCGCGTCGGCGGCCTCGCGGGAGAGCACGACGGCGCCGGGCGAGACGTCCGCGCCGTCGCCCGCGCTCCCCGGCACGAGGCCCGAGCCCGGCTGGACGCCGAACGCGGTGACGGCGGCCGTCGTCTCGCCGGACGCGCGCACGGTCGCGACGCCGAGCGGCTCTGCGGTCTGGACGCCGGGGACGTCGGCCCACGCCTCCTGCTGAGCGGACGTGACCTCGGACTCGGTGAAGGTCGGCGACGCGCCCTCGGCCGGCGGCGCGAAGGCGAGACGGTCGACGGGCAGATCCGTCACGGCCGACGTGCTCGCGCGGCCGAGCCCGGCGGTGAGCGCCGCGAGGAACGCGACGAGGAACGTGATGAGCGCGACGACCGTGATCATGAGCGCGAAGCGCCCGCGGGCGTGGCGCAGGTCGCGCAGGGCGAGGAACACGCGAAGGACCTCCTGGGTCGGTGGGGTGCAGGTGGCGGGCCGTGGCGCGGCGAGCGCGATCTGTCCGCGCGCCGCGGGCGTCCCGACGTCCCGTCCACGGTCTCGCGGTACGGCACGCCCCGGATCGTCGCGGCGGTCGGTCCTGCGTCGCCGCGGGGTGGAGCCGCGCATCGACCGTTCGGACGATGCCGGGCCGGGGCGGCGTGGCTAGGGTGTCGGCGTGCTCCCGACCGTGCCCTCGACCCCCGCTGCCGCGCCTGGCGGGCACGTCGGGCACGACGCGCGCGTCGTCCCGGCGGCCACCCGCTGGCTGCGCCGCGGGCTGGACGTGCTCTTCGTCGGCCTGCTCGCGCTCGCGCTCGCCGGGGCGCTCGCCGCCGGCACGGTGCGCGGCGTCGTCGCTCTCGTGGTGGGTGCCGCGCTGCTCGCGCTCTACGTCCTGGGCCGGCGCCGCGTGCCGCTCCCGGCCGACGTCCGAGCGCCCCGCGGCGCGTGGTGGCCCGCCGGCGCGTGGGTGGCCGGGCTCGTGGTGCTGTGGGTCGCGCTGTGCCTGGCCTCGATCACGGCCGTCTGGGTCGCGTTCCCGCTCATGTTCGTCGCGATGCACGTGCTCGGCCCGCGCCGTGGTCCGGTCGCGGTCGGCCTGGTCGTGCTCCTCGTGGTCGGGGTCATGTGGGCCTGGACCGCGAACCTCGCGGTGCCGTTCGTGCTGGGCCCGGCCATCGGCGGCGCCGTCGCGGTCGTCGTCGTGCTCGCGCTCGAGGCGGTCGTGCGCGAGTCGCAGGAGCGCCAGCGCACGCTCGACGAGCTCGTCCACACGCGCGACGAGCTCGCCACGGCGGAGCGCGAGCGCGCCGTCGCGGGGGAGCGCGAACGCCTCGCGCGCGAGATCCACGACACGCTCGCCCAGGGCTTCTCCTCGGCCGAGCTGCTCCTGCGCGCCGCGCAGACGGCCCTCGATGCCGGCGACGTGCCCACCGCGCGCGGGTACGTCGAGCAGACGCGCGAGGTCGCACGGCACAACCTCGCCGAGGCGCGTCGCGTCGTGCGCGCGCTCGCACCGGTCGACCTCGCGTCGTCGAACCTCGTCGACGCGCTGCGCCGGACCGCGGCACGGACCGCGGCCGGTCCGACGGTCGACCCCGTCGGGGGCGCGCCCGGTGCCGGGCCGGACGTCGTCGTGCAGGTGAGCGGCGACCCCGTGGCGCTGCCGACGGACGTCGAGGCCGCCCTGCTGCGCGTCGCCCAGTCCGCGCTCGCCAACGTCGAGCGGCACGCGGCCGCGACGCGCGTCGCGGTGACGCTGAGCTTCCTGGCGGGCGCGGTGCCGGGGGAGGACGCGGTCGCCCTCGACGTGGTCGACGACGGCCGCGGTTTCGACCCGGAGGCCCTCCCCGAGCCGTCCGACGACGCGCCGGGCGGGACGTCGGGCGGGTTCGGCCTCGTCGCCATGCGCGCGCGGCTCGCCGACCTCGGGGGCACGCTGTCCGTGGAGTCCGCGCCCGGCGCGGGCACCGCGGTCGCCGCCTGGGTGCCGCTCGCAGCCACCGAGGACGCGGAGGAGGAGCGATGACCGGTCCGGCCGTCGTCGAGGTCGTGCTCGCGGACGACCACCCGGTCGTCCGCACGGGCCTGCGCGCCGTCCTCGAGGCGGAGCCGGACGTGCGCGTCGTCGCCGAGGTCGGCTCGGCCGAGGAGCTCCTCGCGAGGCTCCGCGGCGGCCTGCGGGCCGACGTCGTGCTGCTCGACCTCCAGTTCGGGCCCGGGCGGCTCGGGGGAGTCGACGCGGTCCGCGAGATCGTCGCGGCCGACGGACCGGCCGTGCTCGTCGTGACGACCTACGACGCGGACGCCGACATCCTCGCGGCCGTCGAGGCGGGCGCCCGCGGCTACCTGCTCAAGGACGCGCCGACGCAGGAGCTCGTCGCCGCCGTGCGCGCCGCGGCGGCGGGCGAGGTCGCGCTCGGTCCGGCCGTCCAGCGGCGCTTGCTCGGGCGCCTGCGCAGCCCGGGCACGGCGCTCACCGCGCGCGAGCTGGAGGTGCTCTCGCTCGTCGCCGAGGGGCGCACGAACGACGAGATCGCGCGCGAGCTGTTCCTCTCGCGCGCGACCGTGAAGACCCACCTCGTGCACGTCTACGACAAGCTCGGCGCGCCCTCGCGCACCGCCGCCGTGGCTGAGGCGCGTCGCCGCGGCCTCTTGCGGGGGTAGCCGCCTGCGCGTGGGCGTACGACCTCACGGGACGCGCCACCACGTGTCACGGGTCCGGGCGCGGTCCCTCCCTCCGGGTGAGCGGCGCCGTCGTGCACGGCGTCCGTCGCGGCCGCGTGATCCCCGGGCCGCAGTCCAGGGGGCGGTCGCACACGCCCCTGCGCGAGCGCTCGCCGCCCGCGGGGGCGCACGGTGGCCCGCCGCGCGGGCCGCACGACGACCTCCCACAGAGAGGCAGAGCCATGGAGGCTCAGCAGCACGCGGCGCCACCCGGCGCCGGGACCATCGCCGAGACGGTGGTCGACGACGTCGCCCCCGACGCGGTCGACCAGGCGTCCACCCCGATCGGACGGACCGTCCGGAGCGTCGGTCACGGATCGGCCGTCGCGCCCGACGACGCCGCGACGGACGCGGACGCCGACCCCGCGGCGTCGAACGCCCCGCTCCTGCCCGCGGCGGAGGCCGCGGTCGCCCGGGACCACGCGCTCCACCGCTACGACTCGACGACCGCCTTCGACTACCTGTTCCCGGAGCTCGCGGAGAGCTTTCCCGCCTTCCACCTGCCGGTGGGCGACGGGGCGACGACGTCCACGGTCGAGGCGCTGAAAGCGCTCGGCGCGTCGATGGTCGCCCGGCCGGTCACGGTGCCCGGGCAGCCACCACGGGACCTCAACTCCCACGTCCCGGCGGTGTACACCTACTGGGGCCAGTTCATCGACCACGACATCACGCTCAACACGAACGGCCCGGACACGACGTCCGGCCGCGACGGCGACCAGGCCCTCGGCGACGTCGACGCCGTCCCGTTCCAGGTCTTCGCGCCGCGGGTCGTCGTCCGTTCGCTCCACAACGGGCGGCACCCCGCGCTCAACCTCGACTCGTTGTACGGCAGCGGCCCGGTGTTCGCGGGGGAGCACGGCTACCGCACCACCCGCAGCGAGGCCTCGTTCGTCCCGGGCTCCGCGAAGCTCCGCCTCGGACGCATCTCCACGGAGCCGCTCGTGATCCCGGGAGGGCCGTCGTTCTCCCTGGTCGAGCCCGGCGACGACGCGCAGCGTGACCTGCCGCGCGACGCGCAGGGCGCTCCGCTCGTCCCCGACGGGCGCAACGACGAGAATCTCGTGGTGGCTCAGCTCCACCTCGCGATGATCCGGTTCCACAACGCCGTCGTGGACTGGGTGGACGAGCTCGAGCCGTGGACGCGGCTCACGGGCGGGGAGCGTGGCGTCTTCGAGCGCGCGAGCCAGCTCGTGCGCTGGCACTACCAGTGGCTCGTCGTGAACGACTACCTGCGCACGCTCACGAAGCCGGGCGTGCTCGACGCGACGCTCCTGCGCGACACGTCGTTCTTCCGGCCCCGTTACCCGGTCTCGATGCCCCTCGAGTTCGCCGTCGCGGCGTTCCGGTTCGGGCACTCGATGATCCGGGACTCGTACGACTACAACGTCAACTTCACCGGGCCGCCGCCTCGGAACGCGAGCCTGGTCCAGCTCTTCCAGTTCACGGGGAGCGGCGGCAGCCTGCGTCCCGGGCCGGCGGGCGACCCCGCGCTGCCGTCCAACTGGCCGATCGAGTGGGCCCGCTTCGTGGACAAGGGCGACCCCTCGCCCTTCCGGGCCGCGGAGAAGATCGACACGTTCCTCGCGCCGAGCCTCGGCGACCTCGTCAAGGAGGGGAACCTGCCGCCCGAGCCGCCCGCGCACACGCCGGCCCAGCTCGTGGCGAGCGCGCTCCAGAAGCAGCTCGCGCAGCGCAACCTGCTGCGCGGCTACATGCTCGCCCTGCCCACGGGCGAGGCCGTCGCCACGGCGCTCGGCGTCACCCCGCTCACCCCGGCCCAGCTCGAGGACCGAGCCGGTGACGACGTGAAGCAGGCGCTCGCGGCGCTGCGGGACGGCGACCACGGCGGCACGCCGCTGTGGTACTACGTCCTCAAGGAGGCGGAGCTCCAGGGCAACGGGAGCTTCCTCGGCGAGGTCGGCAGCCGCGTGCTCGCGGAGACGTTCGTGTACCTGCTGCGCCAGGACGACACGTCGTACGTCCGGGCGAGCAACCACTGGACGCCGGCGCAGGGCGTGCACTTCGAGGACGGGTCGCTCGTCCTCACCCTGCCGGACCTGCTCCGGTTCGCCGGCGTGCTGCCCGACGCGGCGGGCAGGTTCCGCGGCGACGGGACGGCGGGGCACGACGGCGCTGCCTGACGCGCGGCCGCCGCGAGCCCACGAGTGCCACGCCGGGTCACGTGGGGATCGCGCGGACCGCGACCGGGACGAGGCGGCGCGTCCACCTGGTAAGATGGATGCGCCGTCTGACCGGCCGCGGATCCAGAGAGCCCCGGGAGAACCGTCCCGGCGCACCGCGCAACGAACCCGAAGGAGAACCGTGCCGCTCGACACTGCCACGAAGCAGCGCATCATGACCGAGTACGCGACGAGCGAGGGCGACACCGGTTCGCCCGAGGTCCAGGTCGCGCTCCTCACGCAGCGCATCAAGGACCTCACCGAGCACCTCAAGGAGCACAAGCACGACCACCACAGCCGTCGTGGTCTGCTCCTCCTCGTCGGCCAGCGTCGTCGCCTCCTCGGCTACCTGCAGAAGGTCGACATCAACCGCTACCGCAGCCTCATCGAGCGCCTCGGTCTGCGTCGCTGACACGACACCGCCAGCCCGGTCCCTGCGGGGACCGGGCTGGTCTGGTGTGATGTACCCGTCACACCCCGGCTGAGCACCACCCAGCCGCACACCACCCACCGCGCCGCCGGCCTCTCGTTCGGTCCTCGGTAGTGGCTCACGGACCCCCGTGGTCTCGTCTCCGGACGTGATCGCGCGGGAACCGCCGTGGACCTCGATCGAAGACCGCCGAGCGTCGAGTGCGACCGGAGCCCCCGCGCCACGCGCGCCGGGGCGCGGACCGGAACCCTCGACAGGGGCTACCCGGGCGGCGCTTCGAGAAAGGGAGGGCACCCGTGGAGGGTCCCGAGATCCAGTTCGCCGAGGCCACGATCGACAACGGTCGCTTCGGCACCCGCACCGTCCGGTTCGAGACCGGGCGCCTCGCCCGTCAGGCCGCCGGCTCCGTCGCCGCGTACCTCGACGACGAGACCATGCTCCTGTCGGCCACGACGGCCGGCAAGCACCCCAAGGACCAGTTCGACTTCTTCCCGCTGACGGTGGACGTCGAGGAGCGCATGTACGCCGCGGGCCGCATCCCCGGCTCGTTCTTCCGCCGCGAGGGCCGCCCCTCGACGGACGCGATCCTCGCGTGCCGCCTCATCGACCGCCCGCTGCGCCCGCTGTTCGTCAAGGGCCTGCGCAACGAGGTCCAGGTCGTCATCACGGTCCTCGCGCTCCACCCGGACGACGCGTACGACACGCTCGCGATCAACGCCGCCTCGGCGTCGACGCAGATCTCCGGCCTGCCGTTCTCCGGCCCGGTCGGTGCCGTGCGCATCGCGCTCGTCGACGGCCAGTGGGTCGCGTTCCCCAAGTACTCCGACAAGGAGCGCGCGGTCTTCGACATGGTCGTGGCCGGGCGTGTCGTGGGCGACGACGTCGCGATCGCGATGATCGAGGCCGAGGCCACCGACGGTGCCTGGGGCCTCGTCAAGGACGAGGGCGTCGGCGCGCCGACCGAGGAGGTCGTCGCCGAGGGCATCGAGGCGGCCAAGCCGTTCATCAAGGCCCTGTGCGACGCGCAGTCGGCGCTCGCGGCCCAGGCCGCGAAGCCGGTCAAGGAGTACCCGGTCTTCCTGGACTACCAGGACGACGCGTTCGCCGCGGTCGAGGCCGAGGTCTCCACCGACCTGCGCGCCGCGCTCGCCATCGCGGACAAGCAGGACCGCGAGAACCGTCTCGACGAGATCAAGAACGAGATGGTCGGAAAGCTCCAGGCCGGGTTCGACGGTCGCGAGAAGGAGCTCTCCGCCGCGTACCGCTCGCTGCAGAAGAAGCTCGTGCGCCAGCGCGTCCTCACCGAGGGCGTGCGCATCGACGGCCGTGGGCTCGCGGACATCCGCACCCTGTCGGCCGAGGTCGAGGTGCTCCCGCGCGTGCACGGCTCCGCGCTCTTCGAGCGTGGCGAGACCCAGATCATGGGCGTCACCACGCTGAACATGCTCCGCATGGAGCAGCAGATCGACTCGCTCGGTCCGGAGACGCGCAAGCGCTACATGCACAACTACAACTTCCCGCCCTACTCGACCGGCGAGACCGGCCGCGTGGGCAGCCCCAAGCGCCGCGAGATCGGCCACGGCGCGCTCGCCGAGCGTGCCCTCGTGCCGGTGCTCCCGAGCCGCGAGGAGTTCCCGTACGCGATCCGCCAGGTGTCCGAGGCTCTCGGCTCCAACGGCTCGACGTCCATGGGCTCCGTGTGCGCCTCGACGCTCTCGCTCCTCAACGCGGGCGTGCCGCTGCGCGCCCCCGTCGCGGGCATCGCGATGGGCCTCATCTCCGACACGGTGGACGGTGAGACCCGCTATGCGGCGCTCACCGACATCCTCGGTGCCGAGGACGCGTTCGGCGACATGGACTTCAAGGTCGCCGGTACCCGCGAGTTCGTCACGGCCATCCAGCTCGACACCAAGCTCGACGGCATCCCCGCCTCGGTGCTCGCCGGCGCGCTGACCCAGGCGCGCGACGCGCGCCTGACGATCCTCGACGTCCTCGCCGAGGCCATCGACGTGCCCGACGAGATGTCCCCGAACGCCCCGCGCGTCATCTCCGTGAAGGTGCCGGTCGACAAGATCGGCGAGGTCATCGGCCCCAAGGGCAAGATGATCAACCAGATCCAGGAGGAGACGGGCGCGGACATCTCCATCGAGGACGACGGCACCGTGTACATCGGCGCCACCGACGGCCCGTCGGCCGAGGCCGCCCGCGCGGCGATCAACGCGATCGCCAACCCGCACGTCCCGGAGATCGGCGAGCGCTTCGTCGGCACGGTCGTCAAGACGACGTCGTTCGGCGCGTTCATCTCACTCTCCCCGGGCAAGGACGGTCTGCTGCACATCAGCCAGATCCGCAAGCTCGTGGGTGGCAAGCGCGTCGAGAACGTCGAGGACGTGCTGTCCATCGGCCAGAAGGTCCAGGTCGAGATCGGCGAGATCGACCCGCGCGGCAAGCTCTCGCTGCACGCCGTGGTCGAGGAGGAGGCTCCGGCCGACGCTCCCGCGACCGAGGGCGCGGACGCCTGACGTGCCCTGGGACCTCCCGCTCGTCCCGGCGGGTGACGCCGGGGCCGAGCTGACCGCCGGGCAGGACGGCGCGACGATCCGTCGCTCCGTCCTGCCCGGCGGGGTCCGCGTGCTCACCGAGTCCATGCCGGGCCTGCGCTCGGCGACGATGGGCGCGTGGGTGGGCGTCGGCTCGCGCGACGAGACCGACGGCCACTTCGGCTCGACGCACTTCCTCGAGCACCTGCTGTTCAAGGGCACCGCGCGCCGCTCGGCCATGGACATCGCCGAGGCGTTCGACGCCGTCGGCGGCGAGGCCAACGCCGCGACCGGCAAGGAGCACACCTGCTACTACGCGCGCGTGCTCGACGCCGACCTGCCCATGGCGGTCGACGTCATCGCCGACATGGTGACGTCCGCGCGCCTGGACCCCGACGAGCTCGAGACCGAGCGCGGCGTGATCCTCGAAGAGCTCGCGATGAACGACGACGACCCCTCGGACGTCGTGCACGAGGAGTTCGCCGCCGCGGTCCTCGGGGGCCACGCCCTCGGCCGGCCCATCGGCGGCACCCCGGACACGATCAACGCGGTCCCGCGCGACGCCGTCTGGGAGCACTACCGCTGGCACTACCGCCCCGAGACGCTCGTCGTCGCGGCGGCGGGCGGGGTCGACCACGACACGCTGGTCGCCCAGGTGGCCGAGGCCCTGCACGACGGTGGCTGGTCGCTCGACGCGGCCGCCGCGCCGCGCGCCCGACGCGACCCCGCGGATCCCGCGCTCGCGGGCGTCGGGGCGGCGGGCGTCGAGCTGTCGGTCCACCGGGCCGTCGAGCAGGCGAACGTCGTCATCGGCGGCACGGGCCTGTCGGCGACGGACGACCGCCGCTTCACGCTCTCCGTGCTCAGCGCGGTGCTGGGCGGCGGCATGAGCTCACGTCTGTTCCAGGAGATCCGCGAGAAGCGCGGTCTCGCGTACTCGACGTACTCGTTCGCCTCCGGTCACGGCGGCATCGGCACGTTCGGCCTCTACGCCGGGTGCGCGCCGTCCAAGGTCGACGAGGTGACCGAGCTCCTGCACTCCGAGCTCGACCGCCTCGCGAGCGACGGCATCACGGGCGCCGAGCTC
Protein-coding sequences here:
- a CDS encoding sensor histidine kinase; protein product: MLPTVPSTPAAAPGGHVGHDARVVPAATRWLRRGLDVLFVGLLALALAGALAAGTVRGVVALVVGAALLALYVLGRRRVPLPADVRAPRGAWWPAGAWVAGLVVLWVALCLASITAVWVAFPLMFVAMHVLGPRRGPVAVGLVVLLVVGVMWAWTANLAVPFVLGPAIGGAVAVVVVLALEAVVRESQERQRTLDELVHTRDELATAERERAVAGERERLAREIHDTLAQGFSSAELLLRAAQTALDAGDVPTARGYVEQTREVARHNLAEARRVVRALAPVDLASSNLVDALRRTAARTAAGPTVDPVGGAPGAGPDVVVQVSGDPVALPTDVEAALLRVAQSALANVERHAAATRVAVTLSFLAGAVPGEDAVALDVVDDGRGFDPEALPEPSDDAPGGTSGGFGLVAMRARLADLGGTLSVESAPGAGTAVAAWVPLAATEDAEEER
- a CDS encoding response regulator transcription factor → MTGPAVVEVVLADDHPVVRTGLRAVLEAEPDVRVVAEVGSAEELLARLRGGLRADVVLLDLQFGPGRLGGVDAVREIVAADGPAVLVVTTYDADADILAAVEAGARGYLLKDAPTQELVAAVRAAAAGEVALGPAVQRRLLGRLRSPGTALTARELEVLSLVAEGRTNDEIARELFLSRATVKTHLVHVYDKLGAPSRTAAVAEARRRGLLRG
- a CDS encoding peroxidase family protein gives rise to the protein MEAQQHAAPPGAGTIAETVVDDVAPDAVDQASTPIGRTVRSVGHGSAVAPDDAATDADADPAASNAPLLPAAEAAVARDHALHRYDSTTAFDYLFPELAESFPAFHLPVGDGATTSTVEALKALGASMVARPVTVPGQPPRDLNSHVPAVYTYWGQFIDHDITLNTNGPDTTSGRDGDQALGDVDAVPFQVFAPRVVVRSLHNGRHPALNLDSLYGSGPVFAGEHGYRTTRSEASFVPGSAKLRLGRISTEPLVIPGGPSFSLVEPGDDAQRDLPRDAQGAPLVPDGRNDENLVVAQLHLAMIRFHNAVVDWVDELEPWTRLTGGERGVFERASQLVRWHYQWLVVNDYLRTLTKPGVLDATLLRDTSFFRPRYPVSMPLEFAVAAFRFGHSMIRDSYDYNVNFTGPPPRNASLVQLFQFTGSGGSLRPGPAGDPALPSNWPIEWARFVDKGDPSPFRAAEKIDTFLAPSLGDLVKEGNLPPEPPAHTPAQLVASALQKQLAQRNLLRGYMLALPTGEAVATALGVTPLTPAQLEDRAGDDVKQALAALRDGDHGGTPLWYYVLKEAELQGNGSFLGEVGSRVLAETFVYLLRQDDTSYVRASNHWTPAQGVHFEDGSLVLTLPDLLRFAGVLPDAAGRFRGDGTAGHDGAA
- the rpsO gene encoding 30S ribosomal protein S15 — encoded protein: MPLDTATKQRIMTEYATSEGDTGSPEVQVALLTQRIKDLTEHLKEHKHDHHSRRGLLLLVGQRRRLLGYLQKVDINRYRSLIERLGLRR
- a CDS encoding polyribonucleotide nucleotidyltransferase, producing MEGPEIQFAEATIDNGRFGTRTVRFETGRLARQAAGSVAAYLDDETMLLSATTAGKHPKDQFDFFPLTVDVEERMYAAGRIPGSFFRREGRPSTDAILACRLIDRPLRPLFVKGLRNEVQVVITVLALHPDDAYDTLAINAASASTQISGLPFSGPVGAVRIALVDGQWVAFPKYSDKERAVFDMVVAGRVVGDDVAIAMIEAEATDGAWGLVKDEGVGAPTEEVVAEGIEAAKPFIKALCDAQSALAAQAAKPVKEYPVFLDYQDDAFAAVEAEVSTDLRAALAIADKQDRENRLDEIKNEMVGKLQAGFDGREKELSAAYRSLQKKLVRQRVLTEGVRIDGRGLADIRTLSAEVEVLPRVHGSALFERGETQIMGVTTLNMLRMEQQIDSLGPETRKRYMHNYNFPPYSTGETGRVGSPKRREIGHGALAERALVPVLPSREEFPYAIRQVSEALGSNGSTSMGSVCASTLSLLNAGVPLRAPVAGIAMGLISDTVDGETRYAALTDILGAEDAFGDMDFKVAGTREFVTAIQLDTKLDGIPASVLAGALTQARDARLTILDVLAEAIDVPDEMSPNAPRVISVKVPVDKIGEVIGPKGKMINQIQEETGADISIEDDGTVYIGATDGPSAEAARAAINAIANPHVPEIGERFVGTVVKTTSFGAFISLSPGKDGLLHISQIRKLVGGKRVENVEDVLSIGQKVQVEIGEIDPRGKLSLHAVVEEEAPADAPATEGADA
- a CDS encoding M16 family metallopeptidase encodes the protein MPWDLPLVPAGDAGAELTAGQDGATIRRSVLPGGVRVLTESMPGLRSATMGAWVGVGSRDETDGHFGSTHFLEHLLFKGTARRSAMDIAEAFDAVGGEANAATGKEHTCYYARVLDADLPMAVDVIADMVTSARLDPDELETERGVILEELAMNDDDPSDVVHEEFAAAVLGGHALGRPIGGTPDTINAVPRDAVWEHYRWHYRPETLVVAAAGGVDHDTLVAQVAEALHDGGWSLDAAAAPRARRDPADPALAGVGAAGVELSVHRAVEQANVVIGGTGLSATDDRRFTLSVLSAVLGGGMSSRLFQEIREKRGLAYSTYSFASGHGGIGTFGLYAGCAPSKVDEVTELLHSELDRLASDGITGAELDRSIGQLSGGMVLGLEDSGSRMSRLGKAELVYGELLSVEESLDAIRSVTADDVQKLAGELASRPRSVVRVGPFGG